In Brassica rapa cultivar Chiifu-401-42 chromosome A06, CAAS_Brap_v3.01, whole genome shotgun sequence, a single window of DNA contains:
- the LOC103873896 gene encoding WAT1-related protein At5g64700 isoform X2: MDMETKKPYMMVTMIQLIYAFMFLISKAVLDGGMNTFVFVFYRQAFATMFLAPLAFFFERAPPLSFVTFIKIFMLSLFGVTLSLNLNGIALSYTSATLAAATTASLPAITFFLALFLGMETLTVKSIQGTAKLVGITVCMGGVITLALYKGPLLKLPLCLHLYHHQNIPGHVSGGSTSWLKGCVLMVTSNILWGLWLVLQGRMLKVYPSKLYFTTLHCLLSSIQSFVIAIAVERDISAWKLGWNLRLVAVIYCGFIVTGVAYYLQSWVIEKRGPVFLSMFTPLSLFFTILSSAVLLCEIISLGSILGGLLLITGLYCVLWGKNREEKNANDEKTEQHHEDDAVCK, from the exons ATGGACATGGAGACCAAGAAACCATACATGATGGTGACTATGATACAACTCATATATGCGTTCATGTTTCTGATCTCCAAAGCTGTATTAGATGGCGGAATGAACACTTTCGTCTTCGTTTTCTATCGTCAAGCGTTCGCTACCATGTTCTTGGCTCCTCTCGCTTTCTTCTTCGAGCG TGCTCCACCTCTTTCATTTGTGACCTTCATCAAGATCTTCATGCTCTCTCTATTTGG TGTGACATTGAGCTTGAACTTAAACGGAATCGCATTATCATACACGTCGGCGACTTTGGCCGCCGCCACAACAGCTTCCCTTCCGGCCATAACATTCTTCTTGGCTCTCTTTCTTGG AATGGAGACGCTTACGGTTAAGAGCATACAAGGAACAGCGAAGCTTGTGGGGATAACTGTGTGCATGGGAGGAGTAATTACATTAGCCCTTTACAAAGGTCCACTGTTGAAATTACCTTTATGTCTTCACCTCTATCATCACCAGAATATTCCCGGCCACGTCTCCGGCGGTTCCACCTCGTGGCTCAAAGGATGTGTCCTCATGGTCACCTCCAACATTTTATGGGGTCTCTGGCTCGTTTTGCAG GGCCGTATGTTAAAGGTTTACCCTTCGAAGCTATACTTCACAACTCTTCATTGTCTACTGAGTTCAATTCAATCATTTGTCATCGCGATTGCAGTCGAGAGAGATATCTCAGCATGGAAGCTTGGTTGGAACCTACGACTCGTTGCAGTCATTTACTGT GGATTCATTGTAACAGGCGTAGCATATTATTTGCAATCATGGGTTATAGAAAAGAGGGGACCTGTTTTCTTATCAATGTTCACTCCTTTGTCTCTCTTCTTCACTATCCTCTCTTCAGCGGTTCTACTTTGTGAAATCATCAGTCTTGGAAG TATTCTAGGTGGATTATTATTGATTACAGGACTCTACTGTGTGCTGTGGGGGAAAAATAGAGAGGAAAAGAACGCTAATGATGAGAAGACAGAGCAGCATCACGAAGATGATGCCGTTTGCAAATGA
- the LOC103873896 gene encoding WAT1-related protein At5g64700 isoform X1, giving the protein MDMETKKPYMMVTMIQLIYAFMFLISKAVLDGGMNTFVFVFYRQAFATMFLAPLAFFFERKSAPPLSFVTFIKIFMLSLFGVTLSLNLNGIALSYTSATLAAATTASLPAITFFLALFLGMETLTVKSIQGTAKLVGITVCMGGVITLALYKGPLLKLPLCLHLYHHQNIPGHVSGGSTSWLKGCVLMVTSNILWGLWLVLQGRMLKVYPSKLYFTTLHCLLSSIQSFVIAIAVERDISAWKLGWNLRLVAVIYCGFIVTGVAYYLQSWVIEKRGPVFLSMFTPLSLFFTILSSAVLLCEIISLGSILGGLLLITGLYCVLWGKNREEKNANDEKTEQHHEDDAVCK; this is encoded by the exons ATGGACATGGAGACCAAGAAACCATACATGATGGTGACTATGATACAACTCATATATGCGTTCATGTTTCTGATCTCCAAAGCTGTATTAGATGGCGGAATGAACACTTTCGTCTTCGTTTTCTATCGTCAAGCGTTCGCTACCATGTTCTTGGCTCCTCTCGCTTTCTTCTTCGAGCG CAAAAGTGCTCCACCTCTTTCATTTGTGACCTTCATCAAGATCTTCATGCTCTCTCTATTTGG TGTGACATTGAGCTTGAACTTAAACGGAATCGCATTATCATACACGTCGGCGACTTTGGCCGCCGCCACAACAGCTTCCCTTCCGGCCATAACATTCTTCTTGGCTCTCTTTCTTGG AATGGAGACGCTTACGGTTAAGAGCATACAAGGAACAGCGAAGCTTGTGGGGATAACTGTGTGCATGGGAGGAGTAATTACATTAGCCCTTTACAAAGGTCCACTGTTGAAATTACCTTTATGTCTTCACCTCTATCATCACCAGAATATTCCCGGCCACGTCTCCGGCGGTTCCACCTCGTGGCTCAAAGGATGTGTCCTCATGGTCACCTCCAACATTTTATGGGGTCTCTGGCTCGTTTTGCAG GGCCGTATGTTAAAGGTTTACCCTTCGAAGCTATACTTCACAACTCTTCATTGTCTACTGAGTTCAATTCAATCATTTGTCATCGCGATTGCAGTCGAGAGAGATATCTCAGCATGGAAGCTTGGTTGGAACCTACGACTCGTTGCAGTCATTTACTGT GGATTCATTGTAACAGGCGTAGCATATTATTTGCAATCATGGGTTATAGAAAAGAGGGGACCTGTTTTCTTATCAATGTTCACTCCTTTGTCTCTCTTCTTCACTATCCTCTCTTCAGCGGTTCTACTTTGTGAAATCATCAGTCTTGGAAG TATTCTAGGTGGATTATTATTGATTACAGGACTCTACTGTGTGCTGTGGGGGAAAAATAGAGAGGAAAAGAACGCTAATGATGAGAAGACAGAGCAGCATCACGAAGATGATGCCGTTTGCAAATGA
- the LOC103874138 gene encoding egg cell-secreted protein 1.5-like, whose translation MTSHFTCPPVLRNYLTTTVAADHSGAGNLIECWNAALELKSCADKIVKFFISRNGMVELGVSAGIDKDCCGAIGLIVKECWFVMFTSLGLTTMEGNMLSEHCGFQAEKPVLSQSPSPETLVLSPV comes from the exons ATGACTTCTCATTTTACTTGT CCACCTGTTCTAAGAAATTACCTCACCACAACGGTGGCTGCCGATCATTCCGGCGCCGGGAACCTAATAGAATGTTGGAACGCGGCGTTGGAGCTTAAGTCTTGCGCTGATAAGATAGTCAAGTTCTTCATTAGCCGTAACGGTATGGTTGAACTGGGTGTATCTGCTGGAATTGATAAAGATTGTTGCGGAGCCATTGGGTTGATTGTGAAAGAGTGTTGGTTCGTTATGTTTACTTCTTTAGGACTTACCACTATGGAAGGGAATATGCTCAGTGAGCATTGTGGTTTTCAAGCGGAGAAGCCTGTATTGTCTCAGTCTCCGTCGCCTGAAACTCTGGTTTTATCTCCGGTTTAA
- the LOC103873898 gene encoding WD repeat domain-containing protein 83, producing MTELPTKEANLLKGHEGAVLAARFNGDGNYALTCGKDRTIRLWNPHRGILIKTYKSHGREVRDVHVTSDNAKFCSCGGDRQVYYWDVSTGRVIRKFRGHDGEVNAVKFNDSSAVVVSAGFDRSLRVWDCRSHSVEPVQIIDTFLDTVMSVVLTKTEIIGGSVDGTVRTFDIRMGREMSDNLGQPVNCISVSNDGNCVLAGCLDSTLRLLDRTTGELLQVYKGHISKSFKTDCCLTNSDAHVIGGSEDGMVYFWDLVDAKVVSKFRAHDLVVTSVSYHPKEDCMLTSSVDGTVRVWKK from the exons ATGACGGAGCTGCCGACGAAAGAGGCGAACTTGCTCAAAGGCCACGAAGGGGCGGTTTTAGCGGCGAGGTTTAACGGGGACGGAAACTACGCTCTCACATGCGGTAAAGATCGAACCATCCGCCTCTGGAACCCGCACCGTGGAATCCTAATCAAGACCTACAAATCCCACGGCCGCGAAGTCCGCGACGTTCATGTTACTTC AGACAATGCAAAGTTTTGCTCATGTGGTGGTGATAGACAAGTGTATTACTGGGATGTTTCAACGGGACGCGTCATCCGTAAGTTCCGTGGTCACGACGGCGAG GTCAATGCGGTCAAGTTCAATGACTCATCAGCTGTAGTTGTATCAGCTGGTTTCGATCGTTCCTTACGTGTTTGGGACTGCAGATCTCACAGTGTTGAGCCAGTTCAG ATCATTGATACGTTTTTGGATACAGTCATGTCAGTTGTTTTAACAAAGACTGAGATTATTGGTGGTAGTGTCGATGGAACTGTTCGAACCTTTGACATACGTATGGGTAG GGAGATGTCGGATAATTTAGGACAACCGGTTAATTGTATATCGGTATCAAATGATGGAAACTGCGTTTTAGCTGGTTGCTTGGACTCTACTCTGCGTCTACTTGACAG AACCACAGGAGAGCTACTCCAAGTCTATAAAGGTCATATATCTAAG TCATTTAAAACCGATTGTTGCCTCACTAACTCGGACGCACATGTGATTGGAGGATCGGAGGATGGAATGGTTTACTTTTGGGATTTGGTAGATGCAAAAGTTGTATCCAAATTTCGAGCTCATGATTTAGTG GTGACAAGCGTGAGTTACCACCCCAAGGAAGATTGTATGTTGACTTCCTCGGTCGATGGTACAGTTCGTGTCtggaaaaaatga